The window AAGCTGAAACCCATGGTCGGACCAGAACACCACCAGTGTGTCGTCGGTCAGCCCTAGTCGATCAAGCTCGTTGAGTAACCGCCCGACTTGGGCATCCATGTAAGTGATCGCAGCCAGATAACCGTGACGCAGTTCTTGCGCGTCCGCATCGGAAAGCGGGGCGGGTTTTTTTCCCCAGAGTTCCTGACTGTTGTGCCATGCGATTCGCGGTGTATCGGTTGGCCAATGGTCACATTCCGGTGCAAGCATCGCCTCTCGATCGTACATGTCCCAGTATTTCTTGGGTGCGTTGAAGGGCAGGTGTGGCTTCCAGAACCCGACGGCTAAAAAGAAAGGCTGATCACTTTCGGCTCGCTCTCGCAGTGCCGTGAGCGATAGATCAGTAATGCGACCGTCAAAATACGCGTTGTCAGGCACGTCACGGCATTCACATCGAATGGCCGACGCGAAGTTTCGAGGGAGTTCGCCTTCGACTTGGGGGGTATCTCGGCGATGCGAATCATAGTGCATGACCGCGGGCACACTCCAAGATCTTGGATCGCCTTTTTCAGAGGTTCGCCAATTGTGATAGATCTTACCGATGTTCTGCGTGAAATAACCTTGGTTTTTAAAATGCTCCGGAAGAGTCACCACGTCTGGCATGCCGTCACGAAAGTGTTTCGTCAGGTTGTATAGTCGCAACGTGTCCGGTCGTCGGCCGGTCATCAAGCTACTACGTGAAGGATTGCACAACGCTTGAGCACAGTACGCGCGGTCAAAACGGGTTCCGCGGGCGGCGAGCTTGTCCAGGTGAGGCGTGATTGCGAGTGGATGGCCGTAGCACCCGAGGTCGCATCGTAAGTCATCGGCGGCGATGAAGAGAACATTCGTGCGGTCGGCCGCCTCGCCGACCATCACACCGATCAATACCAATGCTAGTGTGAAGCTATGTCTGATGGTTCGTACGCTCATCCGCAGTTTGCCTCCTGGGTTGAGAGACCGAGTTGATGGAGGATCTCCGCGACGCGAGCACGTTCGGGATCTAGGAATCGATTAAACGGATCGGCGGGAAGGTCTTCGCAGATGCCAATCAATGACAACGCCGACTTGGTCGCCTTGATATGGCGCGAAGCGTACTTGCCGATGTCGTAGATGCGTTGAAATTCGTTGACCTTCTCGAAGCAGCGTTTGGCCGTTTCTTCGTCACCGCATTTGATCGCGTTGAACCAACCGACGAACGCTTCAGGCATCACGTTGGCACCCCCGTTGACTCCGCCATCGCCGCCCAGTTCGATCGCCTCACGAAGTAGGATTTCTGGGCCGATCAACACCGACCAGTCAGGGCGAATCGATTTCAGCTTGCAGACGTCGCCAAAATAATCGAGATCGCCGCTGCTATCTTTGACGCCGATGATCGATTGAATTTCGGAAAGCCGTTGAAGCGTCTCAATTTCAAACCAAACCTTGGTTAGTCCCGGCATGTTGTAAAGCATCAACGG is drawn from Roseiconus lacunae and contains these coding sequences:
- a CDS encoding sulfatase, whose protein sequence is MSVRTIRHSFTLALVLIGVMVGEAADRTNVLFIAADDLRCDLGCYGHPLAITPHLDKLAARGTRFDRAYCAQALCNPSRSSLMTGRRPDTLRLYNLTKHFRDGMPDVVTLPEHFKNQGYFTQNIGKIYHNWRTSEKGDPRSWSVPAVMHYDSHRRDTPQVEGELPRNFASAIRCECRDVPDNAYFDGRITDLSLTALRERAESDQPFFLAVGFWKPHLPFNAPKKYWDMYDREAMLAPECDHWPTDTPRIAWHNSQELWGKKPAPLSDADAQELRHGYLAAITYMDAQVGRLLNELDRLGLTDDTLVVFWSDHGFQLGDHTLWCKTSNFELDARVPMIIAPPKKPATASSEALVELLDLYPTIVDLCQVPTIDGPEGVSLRPLMEGQVVSVKDAALTQHPRPAYYNDMEAMGHSVRTTRFRYTEWRDPKDNRLVGVELYDHQSDPAETKNVAADKTYTSFLPSLRATLNELRGPFTDVALPESAQ
- a CDS encoding dihydrodipicolinate synthase family protein — protein: MVTPLSQRDVLDKSGLERLLNHVIEGGVAGVFILGTTGEAPSLSYRLRREMISETVRIVDRRVPVMVGVTDTAFVETVALAEYAADAGADAAVLTTPYYFPAGQTELTRYVQNIAPLIPLPLMLYNMPGLTKVWFEIETLQRLSEIQSIIGVKDSSGDLDYFGDVCKLKSIRPDWSVLIGPEILLREAIELGGDGGVNGGANVMPEAFVGWFNAIKCGDEETAKRCFEKVNEFQRIYDIGKYASRHIKATKSALSLIGICEDLPADPFNRFLDPERARVAEILHQLGLSTQEANCG